A genome region from Labilibaculum antarcticum includes the following:
- the argH gene encoding argininosuccinate lyase, translated as MKLWDKGVKVDKKIEQFTVGMDRDLDIQLAPFDVLGSLAHIEMLESIGLLEKTELKLIQEELRNIYSSIKNNAFVIEDGTEDVHSQVEYQLTLALGDIGKKIHSGRSRNDQVLLDLKLFTRNKLEEIVREGRLLFDELIAKSNENKDVLIPGYTHLQVAMPSSFGLWFGAYAESLTDDMMVLQAAYKVVNQNPLGSGAGYGSSFPLNRQMTTDLLGFRDLSYNVVYAQMGRGKMEFTVLSALANMAMTIAKLAMDACLYNSQNFNFLSFPDELTTGSSIMPHKKNPDVFELIRAHANALQMLPAQIQAVTSNLPSGYHRDYQLTKEFFMPAFDKMIACLEMTRIMLTEVKINKEVLKDERYKYMFTVEEVNRMVLDGVPFRDAYKKIGQIVEEGNFKYEGKVKHVHEGSIGNLCNDKIVGKMNDVFVGFNFNKTKEAYMNLLNRI; from the coding sequence ATGAAACTTTGGGATAAAGGCGTAAAAGTTGACAAGAAAATAGAACAATTCACTGTTGGAATGGATCGTGATTTAGATATACAACTTGCGCCCTTCGATGTATTAGGATCTCTGGCGCACATTGAAATGCTCGAATCCATCGGATTATTGGAGAAAACAGAATTGAAATTGATTCAGGAAGAATTACGAAATATTTATTCTTCGATAAAAAACAATGCCTTTGTTATAGAAGATGGCACGGAAGATGTTCACTCTCAGGTTGAATATCAATTGACTTTAGCTTTAGGCGATATTGGTAAAAAAATACATAGTGGAAGATCACGGAACGATCAGGTTCTTTTGGATTTAAAATTATTTACAAGAAATAAACTTGAAGAAATTGTTCGGGAAGGAAGATTACTTTTTGATGAGCTAATTGCAAAGAGTAATGAGAATAAGGATGTACTGATTCCTGGATATACTCACTTACAGGTGGCTATGCCATCCTCATTCGGCCTATGGTTTGGCGCTTATGCGGAAAGTTTGACCGATGATATGATGGTGTTGCAGGCAGCTTACAAAGTGGTTAATCAGAATCCATTAGGATCCGGTGCTGGTTATGGCTCATCATTTCCATTAAACAGACAAATGACCACTGATTTACTAGGTTTTAGAGATCTCAGTTATAATGTAGTTTATGCTCAAATGGGACGTGGTAAAATGGAGTTTACAGTTCTTTCAGCATTAGCGAATATGGCAATGACTATCGCTAAGTTAGCAATGGATGCATGTTTGTATAACAGTCAAAATTTCAATTTCTTAAGTTTTCCTGATGAGTTAACAACAGGAAGCAGCATAATGCCACATAAGAAGAATCCTGATGTTTTTGAGTTAATACGAGCTCATGCAAATGCGCTACAGATGTTGCCAGCTCAAATTCAGGCTGTTACATCTAATCTTCCTTCAGGATATCACAGAGATTATCAGCTTACAAAAGAGTTCTTTATGCCAGCTTTCGATAAGATGATTGCTTGTTTGGAAATGACGCGGATCATGTTAACTGAAGTGAAAATTAACAAAGAAGTTTTGAAGGATGAGCGTTATAAGTACATGTTTACTGTGGAGGAGGTAAACCGAATGGTACTTGATGGTGTTCCATTCCGCGATGCTTACAAAAAGATCGGACAAATAGTTGAAGAAGGGAATTTTAAATACGAAGGTAAAGTGAAGCATGTTCACGAAGGAAGCATCGGGAATTTATGCAATGATAAAATTGTTGGTAAGATGAATGACGTTTTTGTTGGTTTTAATTTTAACAAGACCAAAGAAGCTTATATGAACTTATTGAATAGAATTTAG
- a CDS encoding M20/M25/M40 family metallo-hydrolase encodes MDIEKYTEIAISTLKQLISIQSYSKEEKQVADLMEQKLIDFGYQVHRKGNNVWVFNKDFDEKKPVLLMNSHLDTVKPSEKYTKNPLNPEVSDGKLYGLGSNDAGGCLVSLFASFLALEGTNQAYNRVFVASAEEEISGTGGFELIQDEIGRIDVGIVGEPTLMEMAIAEKGLMVLDCDAIGVPGHAARNEGVNSISIAMKDIEWLHSYKFALESEMLGAVKMTVTQIKAGKQHNVIPSSCKFVVDVRTNEHYSNEKAFAIINEKLESEVTARSFRMNSSGIPLEHPLIQNGLSLGMKYYGSPTTSDQAIMKGFPSLKLGPGDSARSHTADEFIYVAEIGQGIEKYYNLLNGLKI; translated from the coding sequence ATGGATATAGAAAAGTATACCGAAATAGCTATAAGTACACTTAAGCAATTGATTTCAATTCAGTCGTATAGCAAAGAAGAAAAGCAGGTAGCCGATTTAATGGAGCAGAAACTGATTGATTTTGGATATCAGGTGCACCGTAAAGGAAATAACGTTTGGGTATTTAATAAGGATTTTGATGAGAAAAAACCAGTTCTATTGATGAATTCTCATTTGGATACAGTAAAACCTTCTGAAAAATACACCAAGAATCCTTTAAATCCTGAAGTGTCTGATGGCAAGCTATATGGATTGGGAAGTAATGATGCTGGTGGATGTTTGGTTTCTCTTTTCGCAAGCTTTCTTGCATTGGAAGGAACGAATCAGGCTTACAACCGTGTTTTTGTAGCTTCCGCAGAAGAGGAAATATCAGGAACTGGCGGGTTTGAGCTTATACAAGATGAAATAGGACGAATTGATGTGGGTATTGTTGGAGAGCCAACTCTTATGGAGATGGCCATTGCCGAAAAAGGATTAATGGTATTGGATTGTGATGCAATTGGCGTTCCTGGACATGCGGCACGTAACGAAGGTGTTAATTCCATTAGTATTGCCATGAAGGATATTGAATGGCTTCACTCTTATAAATTTGCGTTGGAATCGGAGATGTTGGGAGCAGTAAAAATGACTGTCACACAAATTAAGGCCGGAAAGCAGCACAATGTAATTCCATCATCATGTAAATTTGTCGTTGATGTTCGAACGAATGAGCATTACTCAAACGAAAAGGCATTTGCAATTATTAACGAGAAATTGGAAAGTGAAGTTACTGCCCGATCGTTTAGAATGAACTCTTCAGGAATTCCTTTGGAACATCCTCTTATTCAGAATGGTTTGAGTTTAGGCATGAAGTATTACGGTTCTCCTACGACCTCAGATCAGGCCATTATGAAAGGATTTCCAAGCTTGAAATTAGGTCCTGGAGATTCGGCCAGATCTCATACTGCTGATGAGTTTATCTACGTTGCCGAAATTGGACAAGGAATCGAAAAATATTATAACTTGTTGAACGGTTTGAAAATCTGA
- the argB gene encoding acetylglutamate kinase, giving the protein MIDLTVVKIGGNVIDEPKKLNDFLDSFSNLNGKIVLVHGGGKVASDLAGKLGVKTKMVDGRRITDAENLKLVTMVYAGLINKNIVAALQARGVNAMGMCGADLDLIRAEKRSNTEIDYGFVGDVTAVNTLALCKQIECNSVLVIAPITHDGNGQLLNTNADTVATEVAVALSRFYKVKLIYSFEKLGVLMNADDDSSVMPVLSKEKCSDMVKSGKINTGMLPKTQNAFYALSKGVEEVVIGNFVSMETNHSSGTLVINS; this is encoded by the coding sequence ATGATAGATTTAACAGTAGTTAAAATTGGCGGTAACGTAATTGATGAACCTAAAAAACTAAATGATTTTTTGGATTCTTTTTCAAACTTAAATGGCAAGATTGTTTTGGTTCATGGAGGAGGCAAAGTTGCCTCGGATTTGGCTGGAAAACTTGGTGTTAAAACCAAAATGGTTGACGGAAGACGTATTACTGATGCTGAGAATCTAAAGTTGGTAACCATGGTTTATGCCGGACTAATTAATAAGAATATTGTTGCTGCACTGCAAGCTCGTGGTGTAAACGCGATGGGGATGTGTGGCGCCGATTTAGACTTAATCAGAGCAGAGAAAAGAAGTAATACAGAGATTGATTATGGTTTTGTTGGTGATGTAACAGCCGTTAATACCTTGGCTTTGTGCAAACAAATTGAATGCAATTCTGTTTTGGTTATTGCGCCAATTACCCATGATGGCAACGGGCAGTTACTCAATACCAATGCAGATACCGTTGCAACGGAAGTGGCCGTGGCATTGAGCCGTTTTTATAAGGTGAAATTAATATACAGTTTTGAAAAATTGGGAGTTTTAATGAACGCCGATGATGATAGCAGTGTAATGCCTGTTCTTTCGAAAGAAAAATGTTCCGATATGGTGAAATCGGGTAAGATCAATACAGGAATGCTTCCAAAAACTCAAAATGCATTTTACGCTTTATCAAAAGGGGTAGAAGAGGTTGTGATTGGAAATTTCGTTTCGATGGAGACAAATCATTCTTCGGGAACATTAGTTATTAATTCTTAG
- a CDS encoding aspartate aminotransferase family protein, whose protein sequence is MKLFDVYSCYDINLVNGKGSSISDDKGNKYLDFYGGHGVISIGHSHLHYIFRMEQQLHCLGFYSNAVKNDMQEKLACKLGKLSGYDTYNLFLCNSGAEANENALKVASFHTGKSKIVAIKGAFHGRSSGVLAITDNPLLSSEFNVKHDVVFVEMNDTPALEKALGENDVAALIIEGIQGVNGVVEPSVEFFKSAERLCKTHKAMLILDEIQSGYGRTGKFFAHQHAGIKADIITTAKGMGNGFPIAGVIISPKIKAWSGMLGTTFGGNHLACAAGMAVLEIIEEEQLIGNANKLGDYIITKLKDNKAIKAIRGKGLMIGIDLENMPAIRKQLLEEYGIFTGSSGSTTLRLLPPLSITKKEVDQFIEAFQKLTQIVLV, encoded by the coding sequence ATGAAATTATTTGACGTATATAGTTGTTACGATATAAATTTGGTGAACGGAAAAGGATCAAGCATTTCTGATGACAAAGGAAATAAATATCTTGATTTTTATGGTGGACATGGAGTGATTTCCATAGGACACAGTCATTTGCACTACATTTTCAGAATGGAACAGCAACTTCATTGTTTGGGTTTTTATTCTAATGCCGTAAAAAATGATATGCAAGAGAAGTTAGCTTGCAAGTTGGGTAAGCTTTCTGGATATGATACCTATAATCTATTCTTATGCAACTCAGGTGCTGAAGCCAATGAGAATGCTCTTAAAGTGGCCTCTTTTCACACAGGTAAATCAAAAATTGTTGCGATTAAAGGAGCTTTTCATGGAAGAAGCAGTGGTGTTTTAGCAATTACCGATAATCCTTTATTATCATCCGAATTTAACGTAAAACATGATGTGGTTTTTGTCGAGATGAATGATACTCCTGCTCTTGAAAAGGCTCTTGGTGAAAATGACGTTGCTGCACTTATCATTGAAGGAATACAAGGTGTGAATGGAGTTGTTGAACCTTCAGTTGAGTTCTTTAAATCTGCTGAAAGGCTCTGTAAAACTCACAAAGCAATGCTTATTCTTGATGAGATCCAGTCAGGCTACGGTAGAACTGGAAAATTCTTTGCACATCAACATGCTGGCATTAAGGCAGACATCATAACCACAGCTAAGGGAATGGGAAATGGATTCCCGATTGCAGGTGTAATTATCTCTCCCAAAATAAAAGCTTGGAGCGGGATGTTAGGAACAACCTTTGGAGGAAATCATTTAGCCTGCGCAGCAGGCATGGCTGTTTTAGAAATAATTGAAGAAGAGCAGTTAATCGGAAACGCAAACAAATTAGGTGATTATATAATCACCAAACTGAAAGATAATAAAGCAATTAAAGCAATAAGGGGGAAAGGATTAATGATTGGTATTGATCTTGAAAATATGCCTGCAATCAGGAAGCAACTTCTTGAGGAGTATGGCATTTTCACAGGATCATCTGGTAGTACAACGCTTCGTTTACTGCCACCACTTTCAATTACAAAAAAGGAGGTAGATCAATTCATTGAAGCATTTCAAAAACTAACCCAAATTGTATTAGTATGA
- the argC gene encoding N-acetyl-gamma-glutamyl-phosphate reductase — translation MVNVGIIGGAGYTAGELLRILIWHPQANISFVQSTSHMGHLISDVHRDLLDETDLVFSQADYKAIDVLFICSGHGKTKLFLEENNLPETVKIIDLSTDFRPRTNNKGFVYGLPEINRDKIVTADKIANPGCFATCIELGLLPLASANQLTEEVHVNAITGSTGAGQNPTSTSHFSWKNNNVSVYKAFTHQHLEEITETVLQLQPNFDKEINFIPVRGNFSRGIMATIYTDCDWTLEEAVEKYKIYYQNHPFVSISSITPDVKQVVNTNKCVLYLEKHGRKLMIISVIDNLLKGASGQAVQNMNLLFGMPEILGLGLKPIGF, via the coding sequence ATGGTGAATGTAGGAATTATAGGTGGAGCAGGTTATACAGCAGGTGAATTGCTGCGGATTTTAATTTGGCATCCTCAAGCAAATATAAGTTTCGTGCAGAGTACCAGTCATATGGGGCATCTAATATCAGATGTTCACAGGGATTTACTGGATGAAACTGATTTGGTATTCTCCCAAGCAGATTATAAGGCTATTGATGTTTTATTCATTTGTTCGGGACATGGGAAAACTAAATTGTTTTTGGAAGAGAATAATTTGCCGGAAACTGTGAAAATTATCGATTTAAGTACTGATTTCAGACCAAGAACAAATAATAAAGGATTTGTTTACGGCTTGCCTGAAATTAATAGAGATAAAATTGTAACAGCTGATAAAATTGCCAACCCAGGATGTTTTGCAACTTGTATTGAATTGGGATTATTGCCTTTAGCAAGTGCAAATCAATTAACGGAGGAGGTTCATGTTAATGCAATAACAGGATCAACTGGCGCAGGTCAGAATCCAACATCAACTTCCCATTTTAGCTGGAAAAACAATAATGTTTCGGTATACAAGGCATTTACTCATCAGCATTTGGAAGAGATCACAGAAACTGTTTTACAACTTCAACCCAATTTCGATAAAGAGATCAATTTTATTCCGGTAAGAGGAAACTTTAGCCGAGGAATAATGGCAACAATATATACCGATTGTGATTGGACTCTTGAGGAAGCAGTTGAAAAGTATAAAATTTATTATCAAAATCATCCATTCGTTTCAATATCAAGCATAACACCCGATGTAAAGCAGGTTGTAAATACAAATAAATGTGTATTATATCTTGAAAAACATGGTCGTAAGCTGATGATTATTTCAGTTATTGATAATTTATTGAAAGGAGCCTCCGGGCAGGCAGTTCAGAATATGAATTTATTATTTGGAATGCCGGAAATACTAGGATTAGGTTTAAAACCGATTGGATTTTAA
- a CDS encoding argininosuccinate synthase, translating to MTSTKKKVVLAYSGGLDTTYCALYLSKELNMDVYTVLGNTGGFSDEELADIENRTKQLGVVQHASLDITEEYYEKCIKYMIMGNVLKNNTYPLSVSSERAFQAMAIAKYAHSIGADYIAHGSTGAGNDQIRFDLIFKIMAPNAEIITPTRDMELSRETEINYLKENGISANFEKMKYSINAGIWGTSIGGKETLTSDQPLPEEAYPKQVVKTESEKLTIGFEKGELVSVNGEKTQHPLDAIKKIEAIGSQFGIGRDMHIGDTIIGTKGRVAFEAAAPLMIIKAHQTLEKHTLTKWQMHWKEQIANFYGMLLHEAQYLEPVMRNMETFLLDTQKKVTGTVILNLNPKHFFVEGITSPNDLMTDLFGQYGESSKGWTADDAKGFTNILANSLKIYYTINQE from the coding sequence ATGACATCAACTAAGAAAAAAGTAGTATTAGCATATAGCGGAGGTTTAGATACAACATACTGTGCACTTTATTTGTCTAAGGAGTTAAACATGGATGTGTACACAGTATTGGGTAATACAGGTGGTTTCAGTGATGAAGAATTGGCCGATATAGAAAATAGAACGAAGCAACTGGGAGTTGTTCAACATGCATCTCTGGACATTACCGAAGAATATTACGAGAAATGCATTAAATACATGATAATGGGAAATGTTCTAAAGAACAATACTTATCCGTTATCAGTAAGCTCAGAAAGAGCATTTCAAGCCATGGCAATTGCTAAATATGCCCATTCCATTGGTGCTGATTATATTGCACACGGTAGTACCGGTGCAGGTAATGATCAGATTCGGTTTGATTTAATTTTTAAAATAATGGCTCCAAATGCTGAAATTATTACTCCAACAAGAGATATGGAGTTGAGCAGGGAAACGGAGATCAATTACTTGAAAGAAAATGGTATTTCAGCCAATTTTGAAAAAATGAAATATTCCATTAATGCAGGAATATGGGGAACTAGTATCGGAGGTAAAGAAACATTAACATCAGATCAACCACTACCCGAAGAAGCTTATCCAAAGCAGGTTGTGAAAACAGAATCGGAGAAACTAACAATTGGTTTTGAAAAAGGAGAATTGGTTAGTGTAAATGGAGAAAAAACACAGCATCCACTTGACGCAATTAAAAAAATTGAAGCAATTGGGTCTCAGTTTGGTATTGGACGAGACATGCACATTGGTGACACAATTATTGGAACAAAAGGAAGGGTTGCGTTCGAAGCTGCTGCACCTTTAATGATTATTAAAGCTCATCAAACTCTGGAAAAGCACACCCTTACCAAATGGCAAATGCATTGGAAAGAGCAAATTGCCAATTTCTATGGAATGTTGTTGCACGAAGCTCAGTATTTAGAGCCGGTAATGAGAAATATGGAGACTTTCCTTCTTGACACTCAAAAGAAGGTAACTGGAACAGTTATTTTAAATTTAAATCCAAAGCATTTCTTTGTTGAAGGTATTACTTCACCAAACGACTTAATGACTGATTTATTTGGTCAGTATGGCGAAAGCAGTAAGGGATGGACAGCAGATGATGCAAAAGGATTTACTAATATTTTAGCCAATTCTTTGAAGATTTATTACACCATAAATCAGGAATAA
- a CDS encoding GNAT family N-acetyltransferase, with protein sequence MIDTSMEIEQKISVISAGLRHYEYAQEICDMIESAAKIRGTGIAKREALYIVQKIQEGKAIIAFDQDKVIGFCYIETWEHGKYVANSGLIVDPNYRAIGLAKMIKAKAFELSRKRYPEAKIFGLTTSLPVMKINSELGYRPVTFSELTTDDTFWKGCSGCVNYDILQRTNQKMCLCTGMLYDPNKKDKK encoded by the coding sequence ATGATAGATACATCAATGGAAATTGAGCAAAAAATAAGTGTCATTTCTGCAGGTTTGAGGCATTACGAATATGCCCAGGAAATTTGTGATATGATTGAAAGTGCTGCGAAAATTCGCGGTACCGGAATTGCTAAAAGAGAAGCTTTGTACATTGTACAAAAAATTCAGGAAGGAAAGGCAATCATTGCCTTTGATCAGGATAAAGTTATTGGTTTTTGTTATATAGAAACCTGGGAGCATGGAAAGTATGTAGCTAATTCGGGGCTAATTGTAGATCCGAATTACAGAGCTATAGGTTTAGCTAAGATGATTAAGGCTAAGGCTTTCGAACTATCCCGTAAACGTTACCCTGAGGCCAAAATATTCGGACTCACCACAAGTCTTCCTGTAATGAAAATCAATTCAGAATTAGGATATAGACCAGTTACCTTTTCGGAGCTAACTACTGATGATACATTTTGGAAAGGATGCAGCGGTTGTGTGAATTACGACATACTGCAGCGAACCAATCAAAAAATGTGTTTGTGTACAGGTATGCTCTATGATCCCAATAAAAAGGATAAAAAATAA